The Thermus islandicus DSM 21543 genomic interval GAAGGAAAGGAGAAGGCCCAGGCGTATAAGGTGGAGGCTGCCCCCACCCTGATCCTCCGGGAGAAGGGTTCGGAGGCCATCAACCTCCGCTACCGGGGGATCCCGGCGGGGTACGAGTTCGCAAGCCTCCTGGAGGACATTGAGATGCTGGGCCGCGACGGCCACGGCCTGCCAGAAAACGTGGTTCAGGAGCTCAACAGTCTCCCGGAAGAGGTGGTCCTCCAGGTCTTTGTCACCCCCACCTGCCCCTACTGCCCGCAGGCGGTGCGCACGGCCCACCGCCTGGCCTACGCTTCCCCTAAGGTGTGGGGCGAGATGATTGAGGCCAACGAGTTCCCTGCCCTTTCTGACCGCTACCACATCCACGGCGTGCCCGACACCGTCATCAACCACGGCAAGGAGCGTATTCTTGGGGCGCAGCCCCTCTCCCAGTTCCTCCAAGCCATCCAAAGGGCTGTGGGGGTGAGGGCCTAGGATGACCCGCCGCGCCCTCCTTGGCCTTCTCGCCCTTCCCTTAGTCCTCGCCGCCTGTGGGCCTAAGGGAAGCTACCAGAACGTGGACCCAGGGGAGCTTTACCGGGCCCTGGAGTCCGGAGCCTGGGTGGTGGACGTGCGCACCCCCCAGGAGTTCGCCCAGGGCCACGTCCCGGGCGCGGTGAACCTGCCCCTTCAGGAGATCGCCGCCTGGGCCGACAGGCTTCCCAAGGACAAGCCCGTGTACCTCTACTGCCACAGCGGCAACCGGAGCCGCCAGGCGGCGGAGTTTCTCAAGAAGAAGGGGTACACCAA includes:
- the pdo gene encoding protein disulfide oxidoreductase produces the protein MALLGPKEQEIVRERLADLSRDVEMVLFTDSSTLIAPGKEPCLYCKETKQLLEELVGLSEKLHLVVHDLATPEGKEKAQAYKVEAAPTLILREKGSEAINLRYRGIPAGYEFASLLEDIEMLGRDGHGLPENVVQELNSLPEEVVLQVFVTPTCPYCPQAVRTAHRLAYASPKVWGEMIEANEFPALSDRYHIHGVPDTVINHGKERILGAQPLSQFLQAIQRAVGVRA
- a CDS encoding rhodanese-like domain-containing protein, translated to MTRRALLGLLALPLVLAACGPKGSYQNVDPGELYRALESGAWVVDVRTPQEFAQGHVPGAVNLPLQEIAAWADRLPKDKPVYLYCHSGNRSRQAAEFLKKKGYTNLYNVVGGVLAIERAGYPLVR